CCCCTATCAGTGCAGAATATAATTTAGTTAAATCAGATGTGAGAACAGTGCTGCTTTTCCAGTGGCTGCCTTATTTGCAGCACATACTGCAAATTAAGTGCCATGATTGCATCTATCAGCCCATATGgtacaaacttaaaaaaaacccaaaccttggaAACCTGTGTTAACTTCATCTGAAAGAGTTTTGAGAAACACTGAATGCTTAGTAGGTTGTCTGTTTTTTAAGACATTTAAACGAATGTCCAGTCATTAGGAAGCCATAGGAAATGAAAATCGTTAATAAAGCTTGAACAACATACTTGAGCAACAACCACAATTCTAACCAAATAACGGTGTAATTTTTGCAAATCAGTTCAGACATGAAATGAGCCAAGTGAATACTTGAAGATCAACCGTGAGATTCCTTAGGAATGAGAGATGAGTAGATCAAAAATGTGGATAGTCTGTATTACTCAATTTTAaaggtgctttttttcttttgtttgtctgGGGAATGTAATAATTAAATTAGCCTTCTCAAGATAAACCAGATAATCTAAATTCAACTCACTGGCAGTCTAGAATGAAGAAAGCTTTGCATATGAGTGATGGTCATTGGCCCAAAATCTTGCAATTTgaagttctcttttttttaacttgcctgaaaaagacacattttaaaataacagtgcCCTTTAAAGTAGGAAAACAAAAGTCACTTTTGATTTCTTTGTGTGGGGAGAGCGTTTGACCCATCAGAGATACATTTAACCTATATGATGCAGGCATAGAACTGCATAAATCAGTGTCAGTATGCGACGTTTTCCTTATCGAAGGATCTATACATGCTTGTACTTCCCTGCAGATAGCTCTGAAGAATTAGGAAAGACAGTGAACAAAGCAATAGGTATTCACCTGATGTTCCTCAACTGCCtacaatttgtttaaaaatactcATTTAACAATGGATGgattactggaaaaaaataatgattggatgttttttttttctctcctacccCTACACcctcctgttttatttttaggCTTCTTGCACTGTGTGTGGTTGGAGGGTGCTTCCTTTATATCCTCAAGTTACATTTTGGCCCTGAAGAATGTGACAGAACAAAAATGCCATATGTGGACCTCGATCGTGTAAGGgttggtattttttgtttttgttttttttttttttttttaattggcttaaaAGTTTCTAGTTGACAGTATAAGAGTTACAGGGGTCTAAAGCAAAGAACTAGATGCTGGAAATACCCtgtgagaagaaaatacattttgcttcaTTTCATGCCATAGAACTTCTGGTTTTTGTTCTTGTGGAGTGACAACAGAAGCGCAGAGAGAAACTGGTGTAAGATGCCAATAAAGCTGTCTCTGCATTCTCATTGACATTTCTCTGCCTTTGCTGCTTCACCTGTTTGCTCCATACTCACCTTGGCTTAGAGTTGTTACATTTCTGTCTGTGAATGTCTCAATGCTAAGACACAATTTAGAGCAGAAGCCCTGATTTAAGGTAGTCTTATCTTAGCATCACTGCATGTCCATCCTCCCCCACCttcttcagtgcatattttccCTTTCTGAGCCTCTTTGTCTCCCTTTTACTTCTTATTTGACTTATTTCTTTTCTCAATAACATATGCTTGCTTCTGAACACGACCACCTTAAGCTGAGCAAACCTAAAGACTGCATGGGCTCTGTTTATTTCTGTCTCATGATTCATTTTGTTTGTGTTAGATGCAGGATGAGGAAATAGCATTGTTCTCTATCTAGTTAGGTAGTAGCTGATTGCACGTTGTCTGGGGCAATTGTCAAGTGATTGCCATTAATTAAGCACCGACTCTTGCTCACAAAGTACAGCGTGAagttgctcagttgtgttttgccCGGAAAGAAGTGTGGTGGTTATGACCCCATTTGCAGAGACCGTTACAGTGGTGGCAGAGGCAATTCTGTAGAACAatcttgtttaaaaaagaaaaaaaaaaatatatatatatatatatttaaaataaaagcaacacaACTTCCCTCCTTGTGCACCCAGATACACACTTCCCTTAACAGTACAGAAGGGGAACTGAGCACTAGATTTCAGTCTTGATTATGTGACCCTGTGCTTCCTCATGGTTTCTTTTAGTACAGTGGAGGAAAGATCAGCAGAGTTGTATCAGGGAAAAGAACAtgcaaaacaattttattttacacTGATAAAAGTAAtacctttatttcttttctttgttacTTCAGTACCTGCTTCCCACTACAGATTTCTAAAAAACATACATGCATAATTtggtggtgtgtttgtgtttttgtttttatgaaaCACATCAGTTTGTAGTTTTATCTGACAGCCTCATCTTTTTATGCAATACAGAACTTTTATTTCGGTGACTTGTCTTTGAAAGAAGACCTGAACCACAACCGCTTTGCATTCCTTTCAAAGTTGTGTTTTAATCATTAGCAGTACCACTTTAGCAATACTTCTGGAAGAAGTTGCTTCATTTTGGTTAGTAAGCAAGTCCAGCCTGCCATTTCACAGAATTTTTACCCAGTGGACGTGTCTCCGGTAAAATCCTCATGCAGGCAGAACTTGGGTCATGCATTTGAGCAGAGGAGTAGAATTCCACTTGCTGGCTTGCTGCTGAATTAGGTGGGCAGAGGTACGTCTagattttttaatctgttttaagtAACAGTACAAATGCTCTCAGATGGCTCATTGGCACTTATCTCTTTTAGTAGCTTGTTCTTTAGAAAAGCTCCTATCCAGATTTCAGTGATTGGATGGGGAGATGTTCCTTTTCAGGTTTTCACCCTGCATTAGTTAGTGTCTGTGTTTGAGTGAATGCTTTAAATATCTTGTATTTCCATGTTGCAGCTTTCTTTATAAACTGCTGTGTTTGCTGAACTGCTGGTGGTCAGCTGGTGAGTTGCATTAAGAGGGCTTTGTGTGTTCCTGAAGCTGATTTTCCTGACTGAAATCATCTATGATTTGTTTTAGAGAGCACAACAGTACGCCAGCGCTGCATTGCAGGAACAGTGCCGGCCTTCTTATGTGAAGAAAGAGATGGGGAAGTTATTTGCGGAGAAATACAGCATGGACATATCTCCCTTTGTAAGAAAAGATATAAATGAAGATGAAGCTTTATTTAAATATGGACCTCCTTTTGGATTTTACAAGTACTTCGATAAGCTTAAAGATCTCCTTGAACTCTTACCTGAACATGATTTACCAGAAGATTTGAAGTCAAAACACTGTAAGCGTTGTGTTGTTGTTGGCAGTGGTGGAATTCTTCATGGATCAGAGCTGGGTCACTTGTTGAATCAGTTTGATATTGTCATAAGGTACGTATTTCCCTTATTAATTCCAACTGCTACAACTATGAGCTGCCTTTGTTTTTTAAGGGGAAAGTATCGCCAGCATTTATGCAACTTGTAAGACTATTTCTGAAAGGGCTTTTGAGAAGTTTGCCTGGGACTTTGATGGAATTTGAAGTCTTAGGAGCAAAATAAATTGTCTTGTTCACAAGACAGGAATTCAGTGTAGTTGTTTGTGGGCTTCAGGTTTGAAAAAATATGGGCAGAAATGAGCAAGAAACCGGTGAAATCATAGCCAAGTAGACAATCCTGGTTTTATCCATTCATATATTTAAGCTTTCAGAGATAGGCTTTAGGACTCACGTATGTCTTTTTCCCCTTGGTTAGTTGGGATGCTtatttgaagacttttttttaataacagctaTTTCAAACATAATAGAAATTAATTGGTGTTTCAGCCTACAGTTGGTTTGCATAGTGTATAGCTTGCTTATCTTTCTTTATCTTTACGAGCTTGGTGTGAGCCCTCAGTGATTACTCATGTTTTCTGTTTGAATTACATGAATACACACTCTGTATTCGTGCCTTCTAAACATTACTGTGTGAACTCTCCTTTGTATTTTGAATCATGTAAAGTCACAAATTCTAATACAAGCATTTTTCCCAAGTTGCTTTGTAAACTAAGACTTGCTCCTCTTAAAAAGGGACGACTTGATACGGTGAGCTGATATATCTTATACGAAGGTAAAGAAACCTGTTAGCATGTAGAGGGGCAAAGAACTTCTCTGGAGTTAGGATGGCAATGTAAAGGTCAATTTTCTGTTGATATAGAAAAGTTTGCGGGACTTaagctgttctgcagaacttgatgGAGCTGGATGATGCTGCTCTTGTCAGCAGTGTGCTAGCACCTGAAATTTTTGATGATCTGGAAGGATATAAACCCATGGGATTATGTTACATTGCATCGAAGGGATAATTTGAATGCCTTTCTGTGTGTAAtaattgtgtgtgtgtaaatatatttatatctaaAAAGATAATGCAGGAAACTTCCTGTGTGTCTTCTCTCCCTTTTAAGCCTCTCTGAGTTGGCACAAAGggctgaatgtgaaattctgcagcactgttttaacttttctattaaagcttttctttttgaagttttGAACTTGTGCCAATTAATCCAGAAATAGAATTGGCTTCCTCTCAAAGATAATGGATGGATGAGTCTGTGAGGCAAGGAACATGGAGATACTGAGAACATACTCTGTTAAAAATCTGTGGGCCAGATATAAGTACTTTGCTTAGTGTCTGATGTTTTAATGAGATTGTAACCTGTGCTTATTAAATACAGTTTCTCTCCCTTTTGTGTATGTTTGTTTATTTAGGTTAAATGATGCACCAGTTCAGGGATACACAGATCACGTTGGTAACAAAACTACTATACGGATGACTTACCCGGAGGGAGCCCCCCTTTCTGAACATGAGTATCCTCCTGCTAGCTTGTTTGTggctgttttgtttaaaagtgttGACTTCAGTTGGCTTCAAGCAATGGTGAAAAACGAAACCTTGGTATGTACTGTAGCAGTGTTACctgcctgtgattttttttgtttgtttttccttttctaattctTAAGAAGCTGGCTGATCTGTTGCTTCCGCTTCTATTATGCAACCTTGTGGTTTTTTAGCTATGTCTCGTAGTTATAATTGGTACCAGCATTCATGTTGAGGCCTCATGCTGATAGATATTTTCTGCAGATATTGGTTGTTTTCACCGAGCTACGTGACATATCGAGTGCTGACTAAAGTGGAATTCATTTTACATTAGGTTTAAGTGACTCGTTGAAGTCTGCAGAGCCTGAAATAGAGATGAGATTTCTTGATACcagtcctattttttttttcttttaacagctcAAGTCTGTGCTGCTACAACAGGCATAGATGCAGTTAATGGGTAGTCGAAGCATCACAGTTGTTAGTTCACGTTTGTCTGTTGTTCCAAAATTGAGGTAGTTTATTTTTCCCTGAGTACTTAAAGAAGTGCAGAGATTCCTAAGGAATTTGTAGGAGGGCTCTGTGTTTCCCAACTCTCTTTAAATTGGTAGTTTTCACCTCTTTCAGTTTGGAGGCAGATAATTTCTGTTGAAAACCAGTTGCTAGGTTCCTCTGACTACAGGTTGAAAACAAGTGCTCTAAATTATTGAGAGAGATTTAGAAGAAAGCCTGATGAGTTCTCTAACAAGTTGATACAAGCTACTTTAGGTAC
This genomic stretch from Patagioenas fasciata isolate bPatFas1 chromosome 4, bPatFas1.hap1, whole genome shotgun sequence harbors:
- the ST3GAL5 gene encoding lactosylceramide alpha-2,3-sialyltransferase isoform X2 — translated: MRRRSARPEPGAGWRRRAGGDPPKTRPRAMLSDNNPVKPKSDCLPPVQWCKVAVREDEKTKLVFKRLLALCVVGGCFLYILKLHFGPEECDRTKMPYVDLDRRAQQYASAALQEQCRPSYVKKEMGKLFAEKYSMDISPFVRKDINEDEALFKYGPPFGFYKYFDKLKDLLELLPEHDLPEDLKSKHCKRCVVVGSGGILHGSELGHLLNQFDIVIRLNDAPVQGYTDHVGNKTTIRMTYPEGAPLSEHEYPPASLFVAVLFKSVDFSWLQAMVKNETLPLWMRLFFWKEVAEKIPFTSKQFRILNPVIIKETALDILQFPEPRSKFWGWDKNVPTIGVTAVVLATHLCDEVSLAGFGYDLDQPSTPLHYYNNLCMAAMNRQTMHNVTSETKFLQKLIKEKVVKDLTGGIHCEFCSTDS
- the ST3GAL5 gene encoding lactosylceramide alpha-2,3-sialyltransferase isoform X6 encodes the protein MRRRSWFLKGIRKLLALCVVGGCFLYILKLHFGPEECDRTKMPYVDLDRRAQQYASAALQEQCRPSYVKKEMGKLFAEKYSMDISPFVRKDINEDEALFKYGPPFGFYKYFDKLKDLLELLPEHDLPEDLKSKHCKRCVVVGSGGILHGSELGHLLNQFDIVIRLNDAPVQGYTDHVGNKTTIRMTYPEGAPLSEHEYPPASLFVAVLFKSVDFSWLQAMVKNETLPLWMRLFFWKEVAEKIPFTSKQFRILNPVIIKETALDILQFPEPRSKFWGWDKNVPTIGVTAVVLATHLCDEVSLAGFGYDLDQPSTPLHYYNNLCMAAMNRQTMHNVTSETKFLQKLIKEKVVKDLTGGIHCEFCSTDS
- the ST3GAL5 gene encoding lactosylceramide alpha-2,3-sialyltransferase isoform X5, with product MRRRSWFLKGIRKLLALCVVGGCFLYILKLHFGPEECDRTKMPYVDLDRVRRAQQYASAALQEQCRPSYVKKEMGKLFAEKYSMDISPFVRKDINEDEALFKYGPPFGFYKYFDKLKDLLELLPEHDLPEDLKSKHCKRCVVVGSGGILHGSELGHLLNQFDIVIRLNDAPVQGYTDHVGNKTTIRMTYPEGAPLSEHEYPPASLFVAVLFKSVDFSWLQAMVKNETLPLWMRLFFWKEVAEKIPFTSKQFRILNPVIIKETALDILQFPEPRSKFWGWDKNVPTIGVTAVVLATHLCDEVSLAGFGYDLDQPSTPLHYYNNLCMAAMNRQTMHNVTSETKFLQKLIKEKVVKDLTGGIHCEFCSTDS
- the ST3GAL5 gene encoding lactosylceramide alpha-2,3-sialyltransferase isoform X1 yields the protein MRRRSARPEPGAGWRRRAGGDPPKTRPRAMLSDNNPVKPKSDCLPPVQWCKVAVREDEKTKLVFKRLLALCVVGGCFLYILKLHFGPEECDRTKMPYVDLDRVRRAQQYASAALQEQCRPSYVKKEMGKLFAEKYSMDISPFVRKDINEDEALFKYGPPFGFYKYFDKLKDLLELLPEHDLPEDLKSKHCKRCVVVGSGGILHGSELGHLLNQFDIVIRLNDAPVQGYTDHVGNKTTIRMTYPEGAPLSEHEYPPASLFVAVLFKSVDFSWLQAMVKNETLPLWMRLFFWKEVAEKIPFTSKQFRILNPVIIKETALDILQFPEPRSKFWGWDKNVPTIGVTAVVLATHLCDEVSLAGFGYDLDQPSTPLHYYNNLCMAAMNRQTMHNVTSETKFLQKLIKEKVVKDLTGGIHCEFCSTDS
- the ST3GAL5 gene encoding lactosylceramide alpha-2,3-sialyltransferase isoform X3, translated to MRRRSARPEPGAAMLSDNNPVKPKSDCLPPVQWCKVAVREDEKTKLVFKRLLALCVVGGCFLYILKLHFGPEECDRTKMPYVDLDRVRRAQQYASAALQEQCRPSYVKKEMGKLFAEKYSMDISPFVRKDINEDEALFKYGPPFGFYKYFDKLKDLLELLPEHDLPEDLKSKHCKRCVVVGSGGILHGSELGHLLNQFDIVIRLNDAPVQGYTDHVGNKTTIRMTYPEGAPLSEHEYPPASLFVAVLFKSVDFSWLQAMVKNETLPLWMRLFFWKEVAEKIPFTSKQFRILNPVIIKETALDILQFPEPRSKFWGWDKNVPTIGVTAVVLATHLCDEVSLAGFGYDLDQPSTPLHYYNNLCMAAMNRQTMHNVTSETKFLQKLIKEKVVKDLTGGIHCEFCSTDS
- the ST3GAL5 gene encoding lactosylceramide alpha-2,3-sialyltransferase isoform X4 → MLSDNNPVKPKSDCLPPVQWCKVAVREDEKTKLVFKRLLALCVVGGCFLYILKLHFGPEECDRTKMPYVDLDRVRRAQQYASAALQEQCRPSYVKKEMGKLFAEKYSMDISPFVRKDINEDEALFKYGPPFGFYKYFDKLKDLLELLPEHDLPEDLKSKHCKRCVVVGSGGILHGSELGHLLNQFDIVIRLNDAPVQGYTDHVGNKTTIRMTYPEGAPLSEHEYPPASLFVAVLFKSVDFSWLQAMVKNETLPLWMRLFFWKEVAEKIPFTSKQFRILNPVIIKETALDILQFPEPRSKFWGWDKNVPTIGVTAVVLATHLCDEVSLAGFGYDLDQPSTPLHYYNNLCMAAMNRQTMHNVTSETKFLQKLIKEKVVKDLTGGIHCEFCSTDS